A region of Methanocorpusculum labreanum Z DNA encodes the following proteins:
- a CDS encoding PD-(D/E)XK nuclease family protein, with protein sequence MDPFSLILSEYTSHAKTDPFGTWILFENTSLANTAVQKLREEDAILPDHITTVKGLAKSILSALSPATRIIDPEEQHLLFARIGSDVLGKKRITDTQTENLVNLFITLKTNKLVLPEGEDKFNDFRDIFSRYEEFCRENDCFDSILAIERASGIAGEMEIGTVLCYALYKPTPLAVDLLLALPGTIITRPPVTEIPGLPETCRGVYQYTDTRTELRSALESIAALIESGVPPKDIALLTPSLPSALPLLDELVPDFSVLLEGTRRPLGFFAGEDIPIENLPPVRCALAWLAAFAFDCRIDDLKIIIESPYFSLKKDWLTAGRLEKAGIITKTEKGRAAWRTVAERLAAARKKEIGEHDAAFQASLDRLLDRLDENLEHTGTLAGHCRALKADLSALGWTKIQMKPQDEAARHAFLRLLDKLALTSLAEVSYTVREFYAMLSRFCEKTTKISYPESKHAFFAGDLRSVAGTKRPYVFITGLSADRIPRIEAAIPLLNAQETARIQPDRVQNLLDASRYYFHAAGLAAEKQLILSCAGHDGEKSLTPSPYLTRLAEPEPKSPGFLAHSMTANQTRAGELLAAGRENECEGLFGIPSLETAAEIIGIETVDRTGTPGIYDAEFAGDGIAEAFAAAYTEKTEFAPTVLERYRECPFKWYLADHLRLENPADFSAERIIVGTVMHKAMERFFREYMSPLTEENESDAAEFLKKLVTEEFKNRHIKTPSWQSMLNGYLGNGGLESSCDLIIRLETGFYAAGFRTLPEWLEQKVTAEIPGGDPFTVTGWVDRVMFNEQTKEFAVVDYKTGNVKTWKELEEGSALQIPLYTEAVRQMTGCSPLPGTYLKIAPDEVKDKNPYLVRGKQQKSVEEVGDAAFAFCRETREMMKAGKCGTVSGETCPDDYCPYKRICRFVPFRGEEA encoded by the coding sequence ATGGATCCCTTCTCCCTCATCCTCTCCGAATACACCTCACATGCCAAAACCGACCCTTTCGGAACATGGATCCTCTTTGAAAACACCTCTCTTGCAAACACCGCCGTACAAAAACTCCGCGAAGAAGACGCCATCCTCCCCGACCACATAACAACCGTAAAAGGCCTTGCAAAAAGCATCCTCAGCGCCCTCTCTCCTGCCACACGCATCATCGACCCCGAAGAACAGCACCTCCTCTTCGCCCGGATCGGGTCAGACGTCCTCGGGAAAAAACGCATCACCGACACCCAGACCGAAAACCTCGTCAACCTTTTTATCACCCTCAAAACAAACAAACTCGTCCTCCCGGAGGGTGAAGACAAATTCAACGACTTCCGGGATATATTTTCCCGCTATGAAGAGTTCTGCCGCGAAAACGACTGCTTTGACTCCATCCTCGCAATAGAAAGGGCCTCTGGAATAGCCGGTGAAATGGAAATCGGCACCGTCCTCTGCTACGCATTATACAAACCAACCCCCCTCGCCGTCGACCTCCTCCTTGCACTTCCCGGCACCATCATAACCCGGCCGCCCGTTACTGAAATCCCCGGCCTCCCGGAAACGTGCAGAGGCGTCTATCAATACACCGACACCCGCACCGAACTCCGCTCCGCCCTTGAATCCATTGCCGCACTCATCGAATCAGGCGTCCCGCCAAAAGACATCGCCCTCCTTACGCCCTCCCTCCCGTCCGCTCTGCCCCTCCTCGACGAACTCGTCCCCGACTTCAGCGTCCTGCTGGAGGGGACACGGCGGCCCCTCGGATTCTTTGCCGGCGAAGACATCCCGATCGAAAACCTCCCGCCTGTCCGCTGTGCCCTCGCCTGGCTCGCCGCATTCGCCTTCGACTGCAGAATCGACGACCTCAAAATCATCATCGAAAGCCCCTACTTCTCCCTCAAGAAGGACTGGCTCACCGCCGGCAGACTCGAAAAAGCCGGCATCATCACCAAAACCGAAAAAGGCAGGGCTGCCTGGCGGACCGTCGCCGAACGGCTCGCCGCTGCAAGGAAAAAAGAGATCGGCGAGCACGACGCCGCATTCCAGGCGAGCCTCGACCGGCTCCTTGACCGGCTCGACGAAAACCTCGAACACACAGGCACCCTTGCCGGACACTGCCGGGCACTCAAAGCAGACCTCTCCGCCCTTGGGTGGACGAAGATCCAGATGAAGCCGCAGGACGAAGCGGCCCGTCACGCCTTCCTCCGCCTGCTCGACAAACTCGCTCTCACCTCGCTTGCCGAAGTTTCCTACACCGTTCGCGAATTCTACGCGATGCTTTCCCGATTCTGTGAGAAAACCACCAAGATCAGCTACCCCGAATCGAAACACGCCTTCTTTGCAGGCGACCTCCGCTCCGTAGCCGGCACGAAGCGGCCCTACGTTTTTATCACCGGCCTCTCCGCCGACCGGATCCCGAGGATCGAGGCGGCCATCCCTCTCCTGAACGCTCAGGAGACCGCCCGCATCCAGCCGGACAGGGTCCAGAACCTGCTGGATGCAAGCCGATACTACTTCCACGCCGCCGGGCTTGCCGCCGAAAAACAGCTCATCCTCTCCTGCGCCGGTCACGACGGCGAGAAAAGCCTGACCCCGTCCCCGTATCTCACCCGCCTCGCCGAGCCGGAACCAAAAAGTCCGGGATTTCTGGCCCATTCGATGACCGCGAACCAGACGAGGGCCGGAGAACTGCTCGCCGCCGGCAGGGAAAACGAATGCGAAGGTCTCTTCGGCATCCCATCCCTCGAGACCGCGGCGGAGATCATCGGGATCGAGACCGTGGACCGGACCGGGACGCCGGGCATCTACGATGCGGAGTTTGCCGGCGACGGGATCGCCGAAGCATTCGCCGCGGCCTACACGGAAAAGACCGAGTTCGCCCCGACCGTGCTCGAACGCTACCGGGAATGCCCGTTCAAATGGTATCTCGCGGACCATCTCCGCCTCGAAAACCCCGCGGATTTCAGTGCGGAGAGGATCATTGTAGGCACCGTCATGCACAAAGCGATGGAGCGGTTTTTCCGGGAATACATGTCCCCCCTGACCGAGGAAAACGAATCAGACGCCGCGGAGTTTCTGAAAAAACTCGTGACGGAGGAGTTCAAAAACCGGCACATCAAAACGCCTTCCTGGCAGTCGATGCTGAACGGATATCTGGGGAACGGCGGGCTTGAGAGCAGCTGCGATTTGATCATCCGGCTCGAGACCGGATTCTACGCCGCAGGATTTCGCACCCTGCCCGAGTGGCTGGAACAGAAGGTCACGGCGGAGATCCCGGGCGGAGATCCGTTCACGGTCACCGGATGGGTCGACCGGGTGATGTTCAACGAACAGACCAAAGAGTTCGCGGTCGTCGACTACAAGACCGGGAACGTAAAAACATGGAAGGAACTCGAGGAAGGATCCGCACTGCAGATCCCTCTCTACACCGAGGCCGTACGGCAGATGACCGGCTGCAGCCCGCTGCCCGGGACCTATCTCAAAATTGCCCCGGACGAGGTGAAGGACAAAAATCCCTACCTTGTTAGAGGAAAACAGCAGAAAAGCGTCGAGGAAGTCGGCGACGCGGCGTTCGCATTCTGCCGGGAGACGCGGGAGATGATGAAGGCAGGAAAATGCGGCACCGTGTCCGGCGAAACGTGCCCGGACGATTACTGCCCGTACAAACGGATCTGCCGGTTCGTCCCGTTCCGGGGGGAGGAGGCATGA
- a CDS encoding UvrD-helicase domain-containing protein, which yields MTAELTEAQRRALFMEESVCVTAGAGTGKTFLLTKRYIAALTYRRETMHTGASDILALTYTDKAAAEMRTKIGRELKKAAEEDPELEGVWESFSRCSISTFHGFCLSLLKEFAYEAGLDAGFSVMDELDTHELVTGTIREMLEHPPATLFGDVVTLFDHLREATIAGYLQSLMRIEGAKDWFSLLEKNPSAVIAVWQKAWDEEITAYRDDLAGDELVNALMAELRALAPERKGELFQAGPAAFAAFCDANGPAEMYAAGKLLAGINTNAYKAPLPKGGLERFKEKREVFKEFPTHPDESDPRTRLTFEILAALGRVASAVSERTVREKQQRGVLDFDDLIQKTRDLIENDAVQKTLNARYRYILVDEVQDNDPVLTDIIRILCGDPKENNRLFIVGDAKQSIYLFRGADVSGFNAFQTVFANDPVELDTSFRTVPEIIRLVNHVFSSVFADPKEIWEAGYGELTPHRAGHSGSVTLIRLPTGETKAESMRREARTLASWIFDTVSRKKLSVYDKDGTCRPARFGDIAVLIEARTHMDKLRHALESYGVPYTEEKGYSFYQKQEVFDFTNLLKAIVYPEEDIPLYGVLKSPYFGISDAELCRAAAGSGRPLIWRLRNYATANPDSKIGKAVGDLARWHAEIGTEPFVPFLSRLIAESGIAAVYGGLPFGREATANLEKLVAIARSRSMNRPFSVYEYLGILDTCMEEEFDEREGMVPSEEDDRVKILTVHASKGLEYPILALCFAGTGDGLKVSAPVFDAELGVGIPVRLAGEGEGLSFVIECLKPEMKAKLLAERKRLFYVAMTRARDHLVISGTDGKKGPETNSFLSMYDAGISGCPYLPELITDCVAEPGDLCRIRPKVPDGWTDTPLPTKEEEAAQSLTAAVRNRTPSAAEEAAMLRGTALHEVFEGKPADAAVKRYGLPPAAAEEFAAKYAAFLASPLMQNAAKSICEQEVAFSFEGTPLNGVIDRLVQYEDGSWMIIDYKTGRPSKMELERYESQLAVYFLWAKRLFGKDPEVCLYLSDKNEVVSFTMDEERAMGLVAEKMWENRAEGEPTP from the coding sequence ATGACAGCCGAACTGACCGAGGCCCAGAGACGGGCGCTCTTTATGGAAGAAAGCGTCTGCGTGACCGCGGGCGCCGGGACCGGGAAGACATTCCTTTTGACCAAACGGTATATCGCCGCGCTCACCTACCGGCGGGAGACGATGCATACCGGGGCAAGCGACATCCTCGCCCTCACCTACACCGACAAGGCGGCGGCCGAGATGCGGACGAAGATCGGCCGGGAACTCAAGAAAGCGGCGGAAGAGGATCCAGAGCTCGAAGGGGTCTGGGAGAGTTTTTCGCGGTGCAGTATCAGCACGTTCCACGGATTCTGCCTCTCGCTTTTGAAGGAGTTCGCCTACGAGGCAGGACTCGACGCGGGATTTTCCGTGATGGACGAGCTCGACACCCACGAACTCGTGACGGGAACGATCCGTGAGATGCTGGAACATCCGCCGGCCACCCTTTTCGGCGACGTGGTCACCCTCTTCGATCATCTGCGGGAGGCAACGATCGCGGGATATCTCCAGAGCCTGATGCGGATCGAAGGGGCCAAAGACTGGTTTTCTCTGCTGGAGAAAAACCCCTCTGCCGTGATCGCGGTCTGGCAGAAGGCCTGGGATGAAGAGATCACGGCGTATCGAGACGATCTTGCCGGCGACGAGCTCGTTAACGCCCTGATGGCGGAACTCCGGGCCCTCGCTCCCGAACGAAAAGGCGAGCTCTTCCAGGCGGGACCGGCGGCATTTGCGGCATTCTGCGATGCAAACGGGCCGGCCGAGATGTATGCCGCAGGAAAACTCCTCGCAGGCATAAATACGAACGCCTACAAAGCCCCTCTTCCGAAAGGAGGCCTGGAACGGTTCAAGGAAAAACGCGAGGTGTTCAAAGAGTTCCCGACCCACCCGGACGAATCCGATCCGAGAACGCGGCTCACGTTCGAGATCCTCGCGGCCCTCGGACGGGTCGCCTCCGCCGTCTCTGAAAGAACGGTCCGCGAAAAACAGCAGAGGGGCGTCCTCGACTTCGACGACCTGATTCAAAAGACCCGGGATCTGATCGAAAACGACGCCGTTCAGAAAACGCTCAACGCCAGATACCGGTATATCCTCGTCGACGAGGTCCAGGACAACGACCCGGTCCTCACCGACATCATCCGGATCCTCTGCGGCGACCCGAAAGAGAACAACCGGCTGTTCATCGTCGGGGACGCGAAGCAGTCGATCTATCTTTTCAGAGGAGCGGACGTCTCCGGATTCAACGCCTTCCAGACCGTTTTTGCAAACGATCCCGTGGAACTCGACACGAGTTTTCGGACCGTGCCCGAGATCATCCGGCTGGTGAACCACGTATTTTCGTCCGTGTTTGCGGACCCAAAAGAGATCTGGGAGGCCGGATACGGCGAGCTCACCCCCCACCGGGCCGGCCACTCCGGATCAGTGACCCTGATCCGGCTTCCAACTGGCGAGACCAAAGCCGAGTCGATGCGGCGTGAGGCACGGACCCTCGCTTCCTGGATTTTCGACACGGTTTCCCGCAAAAAACTGAGCGTCTATGATAAAGACGGGACCTGCCGGCCCGCACGGTTCGGCGATATCGCGGTCCTCATCGAGGCACGGACCCATATGGACAAACTCCGGCACGCTCTGGAGAGCTACGGGGTCCCCTATACCGAGGAGAAGGGATACAGCTTCTATCAAAAGCAGGAGGTCTTCGACTTCACGAATCTCCTGAAGGCGATCGTGTATCCCGAGGAGGACATCCCGCTCTACGGCGTGCTTAAGTCCCCCTACTTCGGGATCTCCGACGCGGAACTCTGCCGGGCAGCGGCGGGCAGCGGGCGGCCGCTGATCTGGCGGCTGCGAAACTACGCGACCGCGAATCCCGATTCGAAGATCGGGAAAGCGGTCGGAGATCTCGCCCGCTGGCATGCGGAGATCGGAACGGAGCCTTTCGTCCCCTTCCTTTCCCGGCTGATCGCGGAGTCGGGGATCGCGGCGGTCTACGGCGGCCTCCCGTTCGGGCGGGAAGCGACCGCAAATCTGGAGAAACTGGTGGCGATCGCCCGTTCGCGTTCCATGAACCGGCCGTTTTCGGTGTACGAGTATCTCGGGATCCTGGACACCTGCATGGAGGAGGAGTTCGACGAGCGGGAAGGGATGGTCCCAAGCGAAGAGGACGACCGGGTGAAGATCCTCACCGTGCATGCCTCGAAGGGGCTGGAGTATCCGATCCTCGCCCTCTGCTTTGCCGGGACGGGGGACGGTCTGAAGGTTTCGGCCCCGGTGTTCGATGCAGAACTGGGCGTGGGGATCCCGGTCCGGCTCGCGGGCGAAGGGGAGGGACTTTCATTCGTGATCGAGTGCCTGAAGCCGGAGATGAAGGCAAAACTACTTGCCGAGCGGAAACGGCTGTTTTACGTGGCGATGACCCGGGCCCGGGACCATCTGGTGATTTCGGGAACGGACGGGAAAAAGGGGCCGGAGACGAACTCGTTTTTATCGATGTATGATGCGGGGATCAGCGGATGTCCGTATCTCCCGGAACTGATCACGGATTGTGTCGCAGAGCCGGGTGATCTCTGCCGGATCCGGCCGAAGGTCCCGGATGGGTGGACGGATACCCCTCTGCCGACAAAAGAGGAGGAGGCCGCACAAAGCCTGACCGCGGCCGTGAGAAACCGGACCCCGTCCGCGGCGGAAGAGGCGGCGATGCTTCGGGGAACGGCGCTCCACGAGGTGTTCGAGGGTAAGCCGGCGGATGCGGCGGTGAAACGCTACGGACTTCCCCCCGCGGCGGCAGAAGAGTTTGCGGCGAAGTATGCGGCGTTTCTTGCGTCGCCTTTGATGCAGAATGCGGCAAAAAGCATCTGCGAGCAGGAGGTCGCGTTTTCCTTTGAAGGGACTCCCCTGAATGGGGTGATCGACCGGCTGGTTCAATATGAGGATGGAAGCTGGATGATCATCGATTATAAAACGGGCCGGCCTTCAAAAATGGAGCTGGAGAGATACGAGAGCCAGCTTGCGGTGTATTTCCTGTGGGCGAAACGTTTGTTCGGGAAGGATCCCGAGGTGTGTCTGTATCTTTCGGATAAGAATGAGGTCGTGTCGTTTACGATGGATGAGGAGCGGGCGATGGGGCTGGTGGCGGAGAAGATGTGGGAGAACCGGGCGGAGGGGGAACCCACTCCCTAA
- a CDS encoding M23 family metallopeptidase: protein MNERAPIIVEFPLRGEWLSPTTPGTKIPSHGTNRFGTRYAYDFIQVDWERKGNPAYRVSFLHYLIFGVSLKDYYCWGQNVYAPCDGIVVQAEDGYEERARTNLFSDIANAYKNAHYFDPEKDDAQRIAGNYMILKCGENVYAALVHLQKGSVQVTVGQTVKKGDLIGRVGHSGNSFAPHLHFQLMDSSNIATANGLPCAFEKYEVYKNGEWKSVSNGIPTDKDRIRFCPQ, encoded by the coding sequence ATGAACGAGCGTGCACCGATAATAGTTGAGTTTCCTTTGAGGGGGGAATGGCTCTCTCCAACAACGCCCGGGACCAAAATTCCAAGCCACGGCACGAACCGGTTCGGAACGAGATATGCGTATGATTTCATTCAGGTGGATTGGGAGAGAAAGGGCAATCCCGCCTATCGCGTGAGTTTCCTTCACTATTTGATTTTCGGGGTTTCCTTAAAGGACTACTACTGCTGGGGCCAAAACGTGTATGCACCGTGCGATGGGATCGTTGTTCAGGCAGAGGACGGTTATGAAGAACGGGCACGAACGAATCTGTTTTCGGACATCGCCAACGCCTACAAAAATGCGCATTACTTCGATCCGGAAAAAGATGACGCCCAGCGCATTGCGGGCAACTACATGATTCTGAAATGCGGCGAAAACGTCTATGCCGCGCTTGTCCATCTGCAGAAAGGGTCGGTCCAGGTTACTGTAGGACAGACCGTCAAAAAAGGAGACTTGATCGGGAGGGTGGGCCACTCCGGCAATTCATTTGCCCCGCATCTGCATTTTCAGTTAATGGACAGCAGCAACATAGCGACGGCAAACGGACTTCCTTGCGCTTTTGAAAAATACGAAGTATATAAAAACGGCGAGTGGAAATCCGTATCCAACGGGATTCCAACAGACAAAGACCGGATCCGGTTTTGTCCCCAATAA
- the thrS gene encoding threonine--tRNA ligase — MKVIYSDGTIGECPKEEELHVIRHTAAHVLAQAVKRLYPHAAFGYGPATEKGFYYDIDLGDTKLSDTDLAAIEQEMREIVKANLQIKPFILPRAEALKLMEERKEPYKVEHIADLDENEPLSFFQQGEYIDMCTGPHLTYTKTLKAFKLTGLSGAYWKNDSKNKMLTRINGTAFSSGKELEDFLKLQEEAERRDHRKIGKEMKLFMFSDEGPGFPFFLPNGMIVRNSLLDYWRELHAENGYQEISTPLIMNRCLWETSGHWDHYKDNMYATCIDDEDYCIKPMNCPGGVMVYANEPHSYRELPMRLAELGLVHRHELKGTLHGLFRVRCFTQDDAHIFMRKNQISDEIAGVVRLINEVYTKFGFEYFLELSTRPENSMGSDEDWEAATNGLKDALDLLKLPYTINEGDGAFYGPKIDFHLKDCLGRTWQCGTIQLDFQMPINFDLAYVDENDERQRPIMIHRVCFGSIERFIGILTEHFAGRFPVWLAPMQAKVLLVTKKSESYAEEIYAMLKDAKIRCELDNRNEKIGYMIRQAHYTERVPYMIIIGEKELEDHTVSIRTRDGKTVTMTPEEFLTKITSEIKNRI; from the coding sequence ATGAAAGTTATTTACAGCGACGGAACAATCGGAGAGTGTCCGAAAGAAGAAGAACTGCACGTAATACGCCATACAGCGGCCCACGTGCTGGCCCAGGCGGTCAAACGCCTCTACCCTCACGCAGCGTTCGGCTATGGTCCGGCTACCGAGAAGGGATTCTATTACGACATTGACCTAGGAGACACCAAACTCTCCGACACCGATCTTGCCGCAATCGAACAGGAGATGCGGGAGATCGTCAAGGCCAACCTGCAGATCAAACCGTTCATTCTTCCGCGTGCCGAAGCATTGAAGCTGATGGAAGAGCGCAAAGAGCCGTACAAAGTCGAGCACATCGCCGACCTGGACGAGAACGAGCCGCTGAGTTTCTTCCAGCAGGGCGAATACATCGATATGTGCACCGGCCCGCACCTTACTTATACCAAGACCCTCAAAGCCTTCAAACTCACCGGACTGTCCGGCGCATACTGGAAAAACGACAGCAAAAACAAAATGCTGACGAGAATCAACGGAACCGCGTTCTCGAGCGGAAAAGAGCTTGAGGATTTCCTCAAACTGCAGGAAGAAGCGGAACGCCGCGACCACCGCAAGATCGGAAAAGAGATGAAGCTCTTCATGTTCTCTGACGAGGGTCCGGGATTCCCGTTCTTCCTGCCAAACGGCATGATCGTAAGGAATTCCCTGCTCGACTACTGGCGTGAACTCCATGCAGAAAACGGGTATCAGGAGATCTCGACGCCTTTGATCATGAACCGCTGTCTTTGGGAGACCAGCGGACACTGGGATCACTACAAGGACAACATGTACGCGACCTGCATCGATGACGAGGATTACTGCATTAAACCGATGAACTGCCCGGGAGGCGTGATGGTCTACGCAAACGAGCCGCATAGTTACCGGGAACTTCCGATGCGTCTCGCCGAACTCGGTCTGGTTCACCGTCATGAGCTGAAAGGCACGCTGCACGGACTCTTCCGTGTCCGCTGCTTCACGCAGGACGATGCCCATATCTTCATGAGAAAGAACCAGATCTCCGACGAGATCGCTGGCGTTGTCCGGCTCATCAACGAGGTTTACACCAAGTTCGGCTTCGAGTACTTCCTGGAACTCTCCACCCGCCCGGAAAACAGTATGGGCAGCGACGAGGACTGGGAAGCAGCAACGAACGGTCTCAAAGACGCTCTGGATCTGCTGAAGCTTCCCTACACGATCAACGAAGGAGACGGGGCATTCTACGGGCCGAAGATCGATTTCCACTTAAAGGACTGTCTCGGCCGTACCTGGCAGTGTGGAACGATCCAGCTCGATTTCCAGATGCCGATCAACTTTGATCTCGCGTATGTGGATGAGAACGATGAGAGACAGCGGCCGATCATGATCCACCGGGTCTGTTTCGGTTCGATCGAGCGGTTCATCGGCATCCTGACCGAGCATTTCGCCGGCAGGTTCCCTGTCTGGCTCGCACCGATGCAGGCCAAGGTCCTTCTCGTTACAAAGAAGAGCGAGAGTTATGCAGAAGAGATCTATGCGATGCTTAAGGATGCAAAGATCCGCTGCGAGCTCGACAACCGCAATGAAAAGATCGGATATATGATCCGGCAGGCGCACTATACCGAACGCGTCCCGTATATGATCATCATCGGCGAAAAAGAGCTTGAGGATCACACCGTTTCGATCCGTACCCGCGATGGAAAGACGGTGACGATGACGCCGGAAGAGTTCTTAACAAAGATCACATCCGAGATCAAAAACCGTATCTAA